One Cucumis sativus cultivar 9930 chromosome 1, Cucumber_9930_V3, whole genome shotgun sequence DNA segment encodes these proteins:
- the LOC101215507 gene encoding L-Ala-D/L-amino acid epimerase has protein sequence MTSTAFFLQLKSNTASVYPLLFDSRSHWKGKTSVPIILRLCVKIMAAAAPADSRNSLGFKNLMETFTVNVQRAENRTLNVPLIEPFTIASSRLEMVENVAIRIELSNGCVGWGEAPILPFVTAEDQSTAMAKAEEVCELLRQRPPSTLGSAMMQISETLPGHEFASVRAGVEMALIDAVANSINIPLWKLFGGVSDSITTDITIPITSASNAAKLAAKYRDQGFKTLKLKVGKDLKSDIEVLKSIRMVHPDCEFILDANEGYDTEEAIQVLEKLHELGVTPTLFEQPVHRDNWEGLGNVSRVARDKYGVSVAADESCRSVDDVKRIVEGDLADVINIKLAKVGVLGAIEIIEVARGSGLSLMIGGMVETRLAMGFSGHLAAGLGCFKYIDLDTPLLLSEDPVHGGYEVSGAVYKFTNSQGHGGYLHWDNIAL, from the exons ATGACTTCCACTGCCTTCTTTCTTCAATTGAAATCCAACACTGCGTCTGTATATCCTCTGTTGTTCGACTCTCGGAGCCACTGGAAGGGGAAAACATCGGTACCCATCATTTTGCGGCTGTGTGTGAAGATAATGGCGGCGGCGGCACCGGCGGATTCCAGAAACAGCTTAGGGTTTAAGAATTTGATGGAAACGTTCACTGTGAATGTGCAGAGAGCAGAGAATAGGACACTGAATGTTCCATTGATTGAGCCATTTACCATTGCATCTTCGAGGCTTGAAATGGTGGAGAATGTGGCGATAAGGATTGAATTGAGTAATGGGTGTGTTGGATGGGGTGAGGCTCCGATTTTGCCTTTTGTCACTGCGGAAGATCAGTCTACAGCCATGGCGAAGGCCGAGGAGGTCTGTGAGTTATTGCGACAGAGACCACCGAGTACTTTGGGCTCGGCGATGATGCAGATCAGTGAGACTCTTCCTGGGCATGAATTTGCTTCT GTTAGAGCAGGAGTTGAGATGGCGTTGATTGATGCAGTTGCTAACAGCATTAACATACCTCTATGGAAGCTATTTGGTGGAGTTTCAGACAGTATAACTACTGATATAACA ATTCCTATTACTTCTGCTTCTAATGCTGCCAAATTGGCTGCAAAATATCGCGATCAAGGATTCAAGACGTTGAAGCTGAAAGTGGGAAAGGATCTAAAATCTGATATTGAAGTTCTTAAGAGCATCAGAATGGTTCATCCTGATTGTGAATTTATCCTGGATGCTAATGAGGGATATGACACAGAGGAAGCTATTCAAGTTCTTGAAAAATTACACG AACTGGGAGTGACTCCTACTCTATTTGAACAACCGGTTCATAGGGACAACTGGGAGGGTCTTGGAAATGTTAGTCGTGTCGCTAGAGATAAATATGGGGTATCTGTTGCAGCTGATGAGAGTTGCCGGAGTGTAGATGATGTTAAGAGAATAGTGGAAGGGGATCTTGCGgatgttataaatattaagcTGGCCAAAGTTGGAGTTTTGGGGGCCATTGAGATTATTGAAGTAGCAAGGGGTTCAGGACTCAGTTTAATGATTGGTGGTATGGTAGAGACTCGACTTGCCATGGGATTTTCTGGTCATCTTGCTGCTGGTCTTGGGTGTTTCAA ATACATCGACTTAGATACACCACTTTTGTTGTCAGAAGATCCTGTTCATGGGGGTTATGAAG
- the LOC101215739 gene encoding uncharacterized protein LOC101215739: MKWILLRNLPLRARNHLLLRSPIYTSNAHPSFFLSPPAISRFRLFSSDNDSPSKEDSPPKEDSQTVPQANLVSTQKKEACLDVQDVSNKELKMRIKEYFKGNEEALPSILEAILQRKLARKHEDTDDELVEELRMKPLEDVKDREFESDFEELHDTDEEIDDLYYAKNLVMERMAKDPYFNMDDKKWEDIVQDAVNHGILSDTKACEAILEDMLSWDKLLPDDLKKKVEARFNELGDLCEKGELEPEEAYNQFKKFEDEVVMEYGKMMEAEAPTFDETDVQDNKKDLDDPPGEGPILRWQTRVVFAPGGDAWHPRNRKVKLSVTVKELGLSKFQFRRLRELVGKRYHPGKDELTITSERFEHREENRKDCLRTLLSLIEEAGKANQLVEDARTLYVKERLRANPQFMERLRAKKMSSQVSSPQPA; the protein is encoded by the exons ATGAAATGGATTCTTTTGAGAAACCTTCCTCTCAGAGCTCggaatcatcttcttcttcgttcTCCCATTTACACATCCAATGCCCATCCTTCATTCTTCCTCTCACCCCCGGCCATCTCTCGCTTCAGGCTCTTCTCTTCTGATAACGATTCCCCGTCAAAGGAAGATTCCCCGCCAAAGGAAGATTCTCAAACAGTTCCCCAAGCGAATTTGGTGTCCACTCAGAAGAAAGAAGCTTGTTTGGACGTCCAAGATGTAAGCAATAAAG AATTGAAAATGCGGATAAAGGAGTACTTCAAAGGTAACGAAGAAGCACTTCCATCAATTCTTGAAGCTATTCTTCAGAGGAAATTGGCTAGAAAGCATGAGGATACGGATGATGAACTTGTTGAAGAACTAAGAATGAAACCGTTGGAAGATGTCAAGGACAGAGAATTTGAATCTGATTTTGAAGAACTGCATGATACGGATGAAGAGATTGACGACCTTTATTATGCTAAAAATTTAGTTATGGAAAGAATGGCAAAGGATCCATACTTCAACATGGATGACAAAAAATGGGAGGATATTGTTCAGGATGCCGTAAATCATGGGATCCTGAGTGACACCAAGGCGTGTGAAGCGATCTTGGAGGATATGCTCAGTTGGGACAAGCTTCTTCCAG atgatttaaagaaaaaagtagaaGCAAGGTTCAATGAGCTGGGGGATTTGTGTGAAAAGGGGGAGCTTGAACCTGAGGAAGCTTACAAtcagtttaaaaaatttgaagatgagGTGGTCATGGAATATGGAAAGATGATGGAGGCAGAAGCTCCAACGTTCGATGAAACTGATGTGCAAGACAATAAAAAGGACTTGGATGACCCACCAGGTGAAGGGCCAATTCTTAGATGGCAAACAAGGGTTGTGTTTGCACCAGGTGGGGATGCATGGCATCCCAGAAACCGAAAAGTGAAACTATCTGTTACTGTGAAGGAGCTTGGTTTATCAAAGTTCCAGTTTCGTCGACTGAGGGAGTTGGTTGGTAAGCGCTACCATCCTGGGAAAGATGAGCTTACGATTACTAGTGAGAG GTTCGAACATAGAGAGGAAAATAGGAAGGATTGCCTTAGGactcttctctctctcattgAGGAAGCTGGAAAAGCCAACCAACTTGTAGAGGATGCTCGAACTTTGTATGTGAAGGAGAGGTTGCGAGCAAATCCCCAGTTTATGGAGAGGCTGCGCGCCAAGAAAATGAGCTCGCAAGTATCAAGCCCTCAACCTGCTTGa
- the LOC101210340 gene encoding uncharacterized protein LOC101210340, with product MDPPPPASATTAAAANYAPNSMQHHHQNNYQESIESSPRSHNADWDDPLPPVPGAKLRLMCSYGGHIIPRPHDKSLCYVGGDTRIVVVDRHSSLSDLCMRLSRTLLNGRPFTLKYQLPHEDLDSLISIATDEDLENMIEEYDRITMASPLKPLRIRLFLFFIKPETAASMGSLLDDAKHETWFVDALNNSAGMIPRGLSDSATMECMVNLDAVHTSDSCNDLENQGHDSLGHIDKQVVKNSSSAQDVQSIPDSPAVENDSSFGSSSSVPSMSNLPPIRVRVEETEGRVQDPKVGLEEQFGQMNFGVPPIPTALAAAAATIPLGVISNHENANRVFLDDERPEQAGTVAFRKPPLPLQTLQNRGVASPVVSGGFGLPSPDSVASDSSIASANSQSKPIYFHDQIMRENQVQASPITESDGFLTSQQVPIQHLDPAYLLTSQLDQKQPQQFVHATTHYIHHHHPAAAAGHVPVQQYYHPIYTPTPSQQQLHHPIDQQYPVYLMPITQTQPTYNMSVQSSPAETPLAVPNRQASASPAIVSSSIVYNDSNQPSLYPQKVTAAMPEMAANVYRTAVTSNPPPLLQVPHNQFQQPYMGLPQMNYPSQSLAVAPAPSGTANYGFDYTNAPPQNIPATPMASQYQTMTQAAAAALSDASRQLPVDGTQQQQVRNS from the exons ATGGATCCACCACCTCCGGCCAGTGCAACAACGGCCGCTGCTGCTAACTATGCACCCAACTCCATGCAGCATCACCATCAAAACAACTATCAAGAATCCATTGAATCCTCACCCCGTTCCCACAATGCCGATTGGGACGACCCTCTCCCCCCAGTTCCCGGCGCCAAGCTCCGTCTCATGTGCAGCTATGGCGGCCACATTATCCCCCGTCCTCACGATAAGTCCCTCTGCTACGTCGGTGGCGACACTCGTATTGTCGTCGTCGACCGCCATTCCTCACTCTCTGACCTCTGCATGCGTCTCTCCCGAACACTCCTTAATGGCCGCCCTTTCACCCTCAAGTACCAGCTCCCTCACGAAGATCTCGATTCCCTTATTTCCATTGCGACGGATGAAGATCTCGAGAATATGATTGAGGAATATGACCGAATCACTATGGCTTCGCCGTTGAAACCTTTACGAATTCGtttgtttctcttcttcatcaaGCCAGAAACTGCGGCGTCTATGGGTTCGTTGCTTGATGATGCTAAACACGAAACGTGGTTTGTTGATGCCTTAAATAACTCTGCTGGGATGATTCCTAGAGGGCTTTCTGATTCGGCTACTATGGAATGTATGGTGAATCTCGACGCGGTTCATACGAGTGATTCGTGTAATGATTTGGAAAATCAAGGTCATGATTCTTTAGGGCATATTGACAAACAGGTTGTGAAGAATAGTAGTTCGGCTCAAGATGTACAATCGATTCCTGATTCTCCTGCTGTGGAAAATGATTCTTCGTTTGGTTCCTCTTCTTCGGTGCCATCAATGTCCAATTTGCCGCCGATACGTGTCCGGGTGGAAGAGACGGAGGGTAGAGTTCAAGATCCGAAGGTGGGATTGGAAGAGCAGTTTGGGCAGATGAATTTTGGTGTTCCTCCAATTCCTACGGCGTTGGCTGCTGCTGCAGCAACTATTCCATTGGGTGTTATTTCAAATCATGAAAACGCCAATCGGGTCTTTCTCGACGACGAGAGACCGGAACAGGCCGGTACGGTGGCGTTTCGGAAGCCTCCATTGCCATTGCAAACCTTGCAAAACAGGGGTGTTGCCAGTCCTGTTGTTAGCGGTGGTTTTGGTCTACCGTCGCCGGATTCTGTTGCCAG TGATAGTAGCATAGCATCAGCAAATTCTCAGTCCAAACCCATATATTTTCATGACCAAATTATGAGAGAGAACCAAGTTCAAGCCTCTCCCATTACAGAAAGTGATGGTTTCCTAACAAGTCAACAAGTACCAATTCAACACCTTGATCCTGCTTATCTCTTGACTTCACAATTAGATCAGAAGCAACCACAACAATTCGTCCACGCGACCACCCATTACATCCATCACCACCACCCTGCAGCCGCAGCGGGGCATGTCCCCGTTCAACAGTATTATCATCCCATTTACACTCCAACACCATCCCAACAGCAACTTCATCATCCAATTGATCAGCAATATCCGGTCTATCTAATGCCCATTACACAAACTCAACCAACCTACAATATGTCAGTCCAATCAAGTCCTGCTGAAACTCCCTTGGCTGTACCCAACCGGCAAGCATCCGCTAGCCCCGCCATTGTCTCTTCTTCAATCGTTTACAATGATAGTAATCAACCATCCCTCTATCCTCAGAAAGTTACCGCGGCTATGCCAGAAATGGCGGCTAACGTGTACAGAACTGCGGTGACGTCAAATCCTCCTCCCTTATTACAAGTTCCTCACAATCAGTTCCAACAACCATACATGGGTCTTCCCCAAATGAACTATCCATCTCAATCTTTAGCTGTCGCTCCTGCCCCCTCAGGCACTGCTAATTATGGATTTGACTACACTAATGCTCCACCCCAGAACATCCCAGCTACGCCGATGGCTTCTCAGTACCAAACTATGACTCAGGCAGCCGCGGCCGCTCTATCCGATGCTTCTAGACAGCTTCCAGTAGATGGCACACAGCAGCAGCAGGTCAGGAACTCATAG
- the LOC101210584 gene encoding uncharacterized protein LOC101210584: MLLPLVLVMMTMISCLEAVGTNNNNNLMNMVIKTQTFLSPSFTMTPGLVIEKFFYNINFPKSHIAIKSFHVEVVDESGNQIPLPQTYLHHWVLVRYYQHKNATNPTINTSYNELQEPNFIIASNSGVCERNILPAYYAMGSESRKLSTFLPHPYGIEVGNPKEIPTDYEERWSLNVHAIDTRGAENKLGCIECHCHLYNITKDRSGRPLTEDYKGGLRCCYDKTKCRVNVLSDGEDFQERNLFVRYRVKWVDWNDFVIPVKIYLFDVTDTPKPLSDSTEASQQHHCLIEYDVEAEFCSLKNKLDDDKCNAVKKSKVMFPSSGYLIYGVAHQHIGATGATFYGQDGRVLCSSSPIHGKENEEGYVIGMTTCYPKPGSIKINKGEMVTFVSNYSSTLTHRGVMGIFHIIVADRIFKPSSTLSEEVGNNNTIVML; this comes from the exons ATGTTGCTTCCTTTGGTACTTGTAATGATGACAATGATCTCATGCTTGGAAGCTGTTGGAacaaacaataacaacaatctCATGAATATGGTCATAAAAACTCAAACCTTTTTATCTCCATCATTCACCATGACACCTGGTTTAGTAATCGAGAAATTCTTCTACAATATCAACTTCCCAAAATCCCACATTGCCATAAAAAGCTTTCATGTTGAAGTTGTAGATGAATCAGGCAATCAAATCCCACTTCCACAAACTTACCTTCATCACTGGGTACTTGTGAGATATTACCAACACAAAAATGCAACAAACCCAACAATAAATACTAGCTATAACGAGCTTCAAGAACCAAACTTTATCATTGCTAGCAACAGTGGAGTCTGTGAACGGAACATTTTACCGGCCTACTACGCCATGGGATCCGAATCAAGAAAACTATCCACATTTCTTCCACACCCATATGGAATTGAAGTTGGGAATCCAAAAGAAATTCCCACAGATTATGAAGAGAGGTGGAGTCTCAATGTTCATGCCATTGATACAAGAGGAGCAGAGAACAAGTTGGGATGTATCGAGTGTCATTGCCATTTGtataatattacaaaagaTCGATCTGGAAGGCCATTAACGGAAGATTATAAAGGAGGTTTGAGATGTTGTTATGATAAAACAAAGTGTAGAGTGAATGTATTAAGTGATGGAGAAGATTTTCAAGAAAGGAATTTGTTTGTGAGATATAGAGTGAAGTGGGTGGATTGGAATGATTTTGTGATTCCtgtcaaaatttatttatttgatgttaCTGATACTCCGAAGCCATTGTCAGACTCAACGGAAGCTTCTCAACAACATCATTGTCTG attgAGTATGATGTAGAAGCAGAGTTTTGCTCCCTCAAAAATAAGCTTGATGATGATAAATGTAATGCTGTGAAAAAGTCGAAGGTAATGTTTCCATCAAGTGGGTATCTCATCTATGGAGTGGCTCACCAACACATTGGTGCAACTGGTGCAACATTTTACGGACAG GATGGAAGAGTTTTATGCTCTTCATCTCCAATTCatgggaaagaaaatgaggaaGGATATGTGATTGGAATGACAACTTGTTATCCAAAGCCAGGTTCAATCAAGATCAACAAAGGAGAAATGGTAACTTTTGTATCCAATTATAGTTCCACACTGACCCACAGAGGAGTTATGGGTATCTTTCACATTATTGTTGCTGACAGAATATTCAAACCATCATCGACACTTTCGGAAGAAGTTGGCAATAACAACACCATCGTCATGTTATGA
- the LOC105436375 gene encoding uncharacterized protein LOC105436375, whose translation MLLPLVLVMMTMILCLEAVGTNNNYPMNMVIKTQTFSSPSFTITPGLVIEKFFYNINFPKSHIAIKSFHVEVVDESGNQIPLSQTYLHHWELMRYYQHKNATNPTINTSYNELQEPNFIIASNNGVCGQNVLKAYYAFGSESRKLSTFLPHPYGIEVGNAKEIPTDYEERWSLNVHAIDTRGAENKLGCIECICQLYNITKDRFGRPLTEDYKGGLRCCYDKTKCRVNALSDGEDFPERNLFVRYRVKWVDWNDFVIPVKVYLFDVTDTLKPLSDSAGASQQHHCLIEYDVDAEFCSLTKKLDDDKCNAVKKSKVMFPSSGYLIYGVASQHIGATGAAFYGQDGRVLCSSSPIYGEGNEEGYVIGMTTCYPKPGSITINKGEMVTFVSNYSSTLTHIGVRGIFHIIVADKIKSSSTLPEKAGNDSTIVM comes from the exons ATGTTGCTTCCTTTGGTACTTGTAATGATGACAATGATCTTATGCTTGGAAGCTGTTGGAACAAACAATAACTATCCCATGAATATGGTCATAAAAACTCAAACCTTTTCATCTCCATCATTCACAATAACACCTGGTTTAGTAATCGAGAAATTCTTCTACAATATCAACTTCCCAAAATCCCACATTGCCATAAAAAGCTTTCATGTTGAAGTTGTAGATGAATCAGGCAATCAAATTCCACTTTCACAAACTTACCTTCATCACTGGGAACTTATGAGATATTACCAACACAAAAATGCAACAAACCCAACAATAAATACTAGCTATAACGAGCTTCAAGAACCAAACTTCATCATTGCTAGCAACAATGGAGTTTGTGGACAGAACGTTTTAAAGGCCTACTACGCCTTCGGATCCGAATCAAGAAAACTATCCACATTTCTTCCACACCCATATGGAATTGAAGTTGGGAATGCAAAAGAAATACCCACAGATTATGAAGAGAGGTGGAGTCTCAATGTTCATGCAATTGATACAAGAGGAGCAGAGAACAAGTTGGGATGTATTGAGTGTATTTGCCAATTGtataatattacaaaagaTCGATTTGGAAGGCCATTAACGGAAGATTATAAAGGAGGTTTGAGATGTTGTTATGATAAAACAAAGTGTAGAGTGAATGCATTAAGTGATGGAGAAGATTTTCCAGAAAGGAATTTGTTTGTGAGATATAGAGTGAAGTGGGTGGATTGGAACGATTTTGTGATTCCtgttaaagtttatttatttgatgttaCTGATACTCTGAAGCCATTGTCAGACTCAGCGGGAGCTTCTCAACAACATCATTGTCTG ATTGAGTATGATGTAGATGCAGAGTTCTGCTCCCTCACAAAGAAGCTTGATGATGATAAATGTAATGCTGTGAAAAAGTCAAAGGTAATGTTTCCATCAAGTGGGTATCTCATCTATGGAGTGGCTAGCCAACATATTGGTGCAACTGGTGCAGCATTTTATGGACAG GATGGAAGAGTTCTGTGCTCTTCATCTCCAATTTATGGCGaaggaaatgaagaaggaTATGTGATTGGAATGACAACTTGTTATCCAAAGCCAGGTTCAATCACGATCAACAAAGGAGAAATGGTAACTTTTGTATCCAATTATAGTTCTACATTGACCCACATAGGAGTTCGGGGTATCTTTCACATTATTGTTgctgataaaataaaatcatcatCAACACTTCCGGAAAAAGCTGGCAATGACAGCACCATCGTCATGTAA